DNA from Kryptolebias marmoratus isolate JLee-2015 linkage group LG8, ASM164957v2, whole genome shotgun sequence:
GTTGAACTGGGTGCTGTAGGCTTGTTGCTCGGGTCTTCATCCTGCACCCCCTTTCCATTCAACATAGGGTTGTCTCTCTCTTTGAAAAGCTTGGCTCCATTCTTTGCTTTCCTAAACAATATGGAGGTTCGTCGTCCCACTCCCTCTGTGGTGGGCCTCGGGGGGACGCTGAGCACCGGCAGGCCGTTGGCCACCACCTGAGATTCACTGTGCAAACTGGGAGGCGGCGTTGTTGACCGCTCTTGTGCTTTAGTGCAATTAATGTTCTCCGTGGTGCTGTTTGAGAGCTCACACCCCATCTTAAGGCGCTTGCAGGGCCAGGTGGAGGAATGGGAGTCCCTTGTGATTGGCCGCAGAGTTGGAGGCTCCAGAGGTGGATCTCCTTGtcgtggaggaggagaagggccTGTAGGTTCCAGTTTTGGGGGCGAAGCAGATTTGAGGTCCTCTGAAAAATGAAGAGACAAGTACAATTTGATTTCCctctgcatttattttgaaagaatatCTATTTTGCATGTAGTATGATGTGGTGGTGCAGTATTCACACTGGAGAATGGTGCCACTGTAATGATTTCCTTTCATTCGTACACGCTAACCACAGCCCAAAGGGAGTTTGGAGAATCTTATCAAGACCAGTGAATAAAAAACGTTGCTCTCACAACTGGACACCAGTAACATGGTAACATGGCAGCTTTTAATGACTAAAACCACAGGTGTGGCGTTGTTGTGACTCTCTGACTGGACCAGTCTGTAGTCAGAAGTGGGATGATATGGCATGACTGAACGAGGCCAAACGAGAACGGTGGATTCATGAGAGTGGTGTGTAAAGGAGGTGCAGACACAGAGTGCACTAGGAGAGAGGAGTTGTTGTGAGGCAGCCATGGCTAACGAGACTCTCTGGGCCCCTACTTACTAGACTGAAGACAGTGGGGTGGTTGGGGTTGGTGCGTGGGGGGGACCCTGGCTCAATTACCTGAAGACAATGTTCCGTTAGCTCATGTTCACAACTGATCtcattgacaaaataaaaaaataaaacaagcttttcaaGGTTCATGCATTGGCAGTTTCCCGTTTTTTATCCCTCACCTTTATATGAAGACGAAAGGTTGTTTTCTGCCTTGGCATCGTTATCGTTgtcttcctcatcttcatcatcctcatcatcttcTTTAAGGTGTCCGTTGTGGCTGTTGTGGCTTGGGGCTTGACCCTGCCTGTAGCGGATCTTGTTGATCTCACGTCGAAGCAGGCGGATGCGTCGAGTTCGGGCGCCGCTGCACCGCATGGATGTGACGAAGTCCAGCTTCTCCAACAGCTCTTTCAGTTGTTCTTCGACAGTCATATGGAGTCGGTTATCTGGATCCAGAACACTGTCAACTGAACACATCCAGGTGTTAATCCAACAGTGAAGCTGGCGGGTAAGGTTCATGATTCCAGAataaaaagatctaaaaacaaTGTAGAAAGTCTTTCCAAAACAGTTTGGTTTATCAAAACTATACTGAATGTCAACAGAAATAATTAACTGTAAATACAGGAGCAACAATGACATCCCAGTTATGGTAATTAGACAGACGCTGATAATGGGGGGGGACGACTAGCAATAACAACCAGCAGTACCACCATTCTGCTaaccaaaacattaaatatatgaAATGTACAGTAACTCCACTACGACCTACCGTCCTCCCAGGTGCAGTTGTAAAAGTCTCTTTTTTGGGGTGACTTGGGGAGGTGCATGCCCGTGTCCAGGTCTAGACCGGCGTTCGTGGCTTGCCGTTGGGCATGCCGTAATATCGCACCTCCTAAGTCACGAAGACGAAGTGCCGCCCTGTGAAAAACTGTGTCTTTGGAATTGTAGAGGAGGCAGTTTGACACCATGAGGTTGAAGTCAGCCTCCAGGTCAGCTACGGAGCGATAAGTGTGACTTTCAAGCTTGGAGCACATAATGGAGAAGTCCATCGGCTGGCTGATAAACTCCAGGTAATCTGGTACCtgagaacaagacaaaacataaaactttttaGTGCAGGGAGTTGCAGATGCAATTTAGAACATTTATCAACCTGTGATTAAACATGTGATTTAaattcaggacaaaaaaaaagtctgggtTAAAATAGTAAAACTGCTCATTacagatcaaatgtttttaCTCCTAAGTTTGCACATCCACGCATACAAGGTTGATTAAATGTCACGAGGAGAAGAATACGCTTCCAACTAtttgaaaagcttttcaaaTACTGTAAATGATTCAGCATGGACAAAGTGCTCCCAATAGGAGTTATTGTCACCCTAGTCATTGTTGCCACATtattaaagaataataataatcacagGGTGGACGCAGACACACTGTAACTACATCTGGTGTTTATGTTAGGTGAAGACAAATAAATGTCTGACCTCCTTTATATCAACTGGCTTCGCAAAAATCTGAGCCGTGTCCTTCTCCTGAAGTTGATCCAGGGTGGAGCGAAGAAGCACCCACATCGGGGTCAGCTGCAGCTCTAAAGTTGTCTGGTGAACTTTGACCTGCAGTTGACAGAAGATATGACCATAGTGTCAGGCTTGAACAAGCTCACATATAGTAAATCACTAAATTACCATTTCAAGTGCTTTTCGGAATCGACTTCAAAAGGCACAACCTACTTTCTGTTTAGTATTACACATAGATGAATGTCacatcaaacctttttttctgttatgaaCATTTTTCCTCCTACCAATATCAGACTGTCACTTCATAATAAAGTAACAGAcagcaaaaatgtaaatgcCCTTTGGCCATAAGTGAGTTATTATTCAACTCATTTCATTGTTACCTGTTCTCGTTTGAGCTTCTCTCTCTTGCGTATGAGCTCCACGAGCAGTCTGGCTTTTTCAAGATCATGTCGCAGCTTCTGCCAGTATCTCAATGCTTCTCTTGCTGCAGAAATCTTCTCGTCCACTTCAGGCTATCAAGGAGAACATATTTTATAGCTTACAGCTTATGTCACAAATCTATTTAATCTCACAatacattgttttcaaaaactgttcTTTATTGTAACCATTAGATCAGGAAAGAGAACTCTTGGTCTGACCTGTTCCGTGTTCCTCTGGGACTGGATGCTGGAGTGCAGTCGTCGGACCAGCGGCACGCCACTTCTTGACTGACGCTTCAGTAACCAGTAGTTATGCAGTCTCTGCATAAATTGGTTTTTCCTTTGGAGAAGGACTCCTTTGCTGATAATATTAAGCCTGTAAAGCAGAGGAACATGCACGTTTATCTTACCATCAATATGACTTACATTAATTCAGATGTTTCTCAGCAAACACTACAGTAACTGAAcattcattttgctttttaaaataaatggttgGAGCAACTTTAGCTTCCCTAAGTGACATTACAAAATGATgaaacctcaaaaataaaaacaaatcagtttcatttttcactAAGCAAAGCTACAGATTACCTTACCTGCTCGTGGGTATCTGAGGCACAGTCGTTTGTGGTGAACCAGCATGTTGTTCTTTTGCCTCCATCttctttttccctttctttttacCTGACGAGGCATCATCTTTAGactttctgccttttttcagTGTTGTTGGACCTTCTGTGTAGGCACTCCGACCTCTGCTCGCCCTCCCTCTGCTGCCCACGATTCGACCTTCACTATCCTCGTCTGACCCAGTCTCTTGTCCTGGGGGAGAATGGGTCTCACAAAAGGCCGTCTTTTTAACTGAAAATGTTGTACCGTTGATGTTCGTTTCCCTCACAGGCTCAATCTTCATGAACAAGCCGGCAcgctgagcacatgtgacatgAAACGCAGTGTAACAGTTGGCCTTGTGGCACTGGATACATGCGCCACGACCCTTCTGCTTGCACAGACAGCAGGTCAGTTTCCAGCGTGCTGGGGGAATGTTATTGACCCCTTCCACTGGTTCCAGAAACACAGTGTTGGCAAAACAAACTTCAGGGATCCATATAGCACATACCACATGTGCCCACTGGCCAtcacttgtttgtttgaaaGCACCACCCCGATTTGGGCATAAAACACAGTCAACAGGTTTTTGAGGGGACTGAAGGCAACAGCGGCACAGCCACTGGCCCTCAGGGACGTAGGGAACTCCATAACATTCCTGGTGCACAGCCAGGTTGCACGCGTCACAGAAGAGGATGACATTGCTGTTGAGACATTCATCGTCCAGGCACACACAGCAGAAGGCATCGTCGTCAATTGTGCTTTGAGAGGGTGCTCGGCTTCGAGCTTCCCGGTACGCCTCCTCCTCCAAACGATCCACCAGCAGCTCAAAAGTGTCCGGTGAAACAACAGAGAAACCTTCTGATGTCCGGCCAGTATTTATCATCTCCAGCCAGGCAGCATCTTCTTCGTCCATGTCATATTCTGCCTTTACTTCCTGCTCATCAGCTGAGCATTCAATGTAACGATAATATGCTACAGGCAGAGGAGCTGCCTCGACTGGTGTGAAGGTTTCCAGAACCTGAAATTTAGGCTCTGGAAGAGTCGTGTGGTGAGAGTTTGATGCGTTGGATTTTTCAGGTGT
Protein-coding regions in this window:
- the brpf3b gene encoding bromodomain and PHD finger-containing protein 3 isoform X2, which encodes MRKPRRKVPVARGGGVDVKKSNMTAGGRGGARQRSPSPYSLKASPSKETLSYAQAQKVVEVELDGRLHRISVLEPLEVITDDEMMAQDISECNSNKENSEQSLSPPSTTQSTRKPVTSRGRRKDSKFSSVRSPKISKNHCPDPQPQTPEKSNASNSHHTTLPEPKFQVLETFTPVEAAPLPVAYYRYIECSADEQEVKAEYDMDEEDAAWLEMINTGRTSEGFSVVSPDTFELLVDRLEEEAYREARSRAPSQSTIDDDAFCCVCLDDECLNSNVILFCDACNLAVHQECYGVPYVPEGQWLCRCCLQSPQKPVDCVLCPNRGGAFKQTSDGQWAHVVCAIWIPEVCFANTVFLEPVEGVNNIPPARWKLTCCLCKQKGRGACIQCHKANCYTAFHVTCAQRAGLFMKIEPVRETNINGTTFSVKKTAFCETHSPPGQETGSDEDSEGRIVGSRGRASRGRSAYTEGPTTLKKGRKSKDDASSGKKKGKKKMEAKEQHAGSPQTTVPQIPTSRLNIISKGVLLQRKNQFMQRLHNYWLLKRQSRSGVPLVRRLHSSIQSQRNTEQPEVDEKISAAREALRYWQKLRHDLEKARLLVELIRKREKLKREQVKVHQTTLELQLTPMWVLLRSTLDQLQEKDTAQIFAKPVDIKEVPDYLEFISQPMDFSIMCSKLESHTYRSVADLEADFNLMVSNCLLYNSKDTVFHRAALRLRDLGGAILRHAQRQATNAGLDLDTGMHLPKSPQKRDFYNCTWEDVDSVLDPDNRLHMTVEEQLKELLEKLDFVTSMRCSGARTRRIRLLRREINKIRYRQGQAPSHNSHNGHLKEDDEDDEDEEDNDNDAKAENNLSSSYKEDLKSASPPKLEPTGPSPPPRQGDPPLEPPTLRPITRDSHSSTWPCKRLKMGCELSNSTTENINCTKAQERSTTPPPSLHSESQVVANGLPVLSVPPRPTTEGVGRRTSILFRKAKNGAKLFKERDNPMLNGKGVQDEDPSNKPTAPSSTPSTPTSTPLSTSSKTPQKSPEPPILTELWTPPGRDSDTELERRLESGLTNGFDRRKDGRSDSESSSCPVLLKEISPPKRSLGKPSLSKVPLLEIINGDSDYTGNNSQMSDDEMELEPLDLVWAKCRGYPSYPALVIDPEMPEEGLLLNGVPIPVPPKDVLHLGEQRQEETNERLYLVLFFDNKRTWQWLPRDKVTPLGVDDTADKLRIMEGRKSSIRKSVQVAYDRAMIHQSRVSHNHGFVASNYL
- the brpf3b gene encoding bromodomain and PHD finger-containing protein 3 isoform X1, with the protein product MRKPRRKVPVARGGGVDVKKSNMTAGGRGGARQRSPSPYSLKASPSKETLSYAQAQKVVEVELDGRLHRISVLEPLEVITDDEMMAQDISECNSNKENSEQSLSPPSTTQSTRKPVTSRGRRKDSKFSSVRSPKISKNHCPDPQPQTPEKSNASNSHHTTLPEPKFQVLETFTPVEAAPLPVAYYRYIECSADEQEVKAEYDMDEEDAAWLEMINTGRTSEGFSVVSPDTFELLVDRLEEEAYREARSRAPSQSTIDDDAFCCVCLDDECLNSNVILFCDACNLAVHQECYGVPYVPEGQWLCRCCLQSPQKPVDCVLCPNRGGAFKQTSDGQWAHVVCAIWIPEVCFANTVFLEPVEGVNNIPPARWKLTCCLCKQKGRGACIQCHKANCYTAFHVTCAQRAGLFMKIEPVRETNINGTTFSVKKTAFCETHSPPGQETGSDEDSEGRIVGSRGRASRGRSAYTEGPTTLKKGRKSKDDASSGKKKGKKKMEAKEQHAGSPQTTVPQIPTSRLNIISKGVLLQRKNQFMQRLHNYWLLKRQSRSGVPLVRRLHSSIQSQRNTEQPEVDEKISAAREALRYWQKLRHDLEKARLLVELIRKREKLKREQVKVHQTTLELQLTPMWVLLRSTLDQLQEKDTAQIFAKPVDIKEVPDYLEFISQPMDFSIMCSKLESHTYRSVADLEADFNLMVSNCLLYNSKDTVFHRAALRLRDLGGAILRHAQRQATNAGLDLDTGMHLPKSPQKRDFYNCTWEDVDSVLDPDNRLHMTVEEQLKELLEKLDFVTSMRCSGARTRRIRLLRREINKIRYRQGQAPSHNSHNGHLKEDDEDDEDEEDNDNDAKAENNLSSSYKEDLKSASPPKLEPTGPSPPPRQGDPPLEPPTLRPITRDSHSSTWPCKRLKMGCELSNSTTENINCTKAQERSTTPPPSLHSESQVVANGLPVLSVPPRPTTEGVGRRTSILFRKAKNGAKLFKERDNPMLNGKGVQDEDPSNKPTAPSSTPSTPTSTPLSTSSKTPQKSPEPPILTELWTPPGRDSDTELERRLESGLTNGFDRRKDGRSDSESSSCPVLLKEISSPPKRSLGKPSLSKVPLLEIINGDSDYTGNNSQMSDDEMELEPLDLVWAKCRGYPSYPALVIDPEMPEEGLLLNGVPIPVPPKDVLHLGEQRQEETNERLYLVLFFDNKRTWQWLPRDKVTPLGVDDTADKLRIMEGRKSSIRKSVQVAYDRAMIHQSRVSHNHGFVASNYL